A window of the Danio aesculapii chromosome 10, fDanAes4.1, whole genome shotgun sequence genome harbors these coding sequences:
- the plac8.1 gene encoding placenta associated 8, tandem duplicate 1 translates to MEVTSQPSAFHPQEFHSSLMSCCDDVGVCCCGLFCLPCMGCSIASDMNECCLCGLGMPMRSVYRTKYNIQGSMCNDWAVTTFCFTCAACQLKRDIDIRKSNGTLKL, encoded by the exons ATGGAGGTGACATCTCAACCGTCTGCGTTTCATCCTCAAGAATTTCACTCAAGCTTGATGAGCTGCTGCGACGACGTGGGCGTAT GTTGTTGTGGCCTTTTCTGCCTCCCGTGTATGGGCTGCTCCATCGCTAGTGACATGAACGAGTGCTGCTTATGTGGTTTAGGCATGCCAATGAGGAGTGTATACAGAACTAAATACAACATACAG GGATCCATGTGCAATGACTGGGCTGTCACCACCTTCTGCTTTACCTGTGCAGCCTGTCAGCTGAAGAGAGACATCGACATTAGAAAGAGTAACGGCACACTGAAATTATGA
- the srek1ip1 gene encoding protein SREK1IP1, translating to MAAPGPNKDNIRAGCKRCGYPGHLTFECRNFLRVDPRKDIVLDVSSTSTEESDEEEQEALSKEKIFGSHSKGSQEDSRKEKHKKKSKEKSHGKAKKRSYSSSDEEEEEVSKKKKKHKSNKKKGKKEKREKERKHKKKQKKKDTESSSSDSSSESSDTD from the exons ATGGCTGCCCCAG GTCCAAACAAAGACAACATCAGAGCTGGATGTAAAAGATGTGGCTATC CTGGTCATCTTACCTTTGAATGTCGTAACTTTCTTCGTGTGGATCCAAGGAAGGATATTGTTTTGGATGTGAGCAGCACCAGCACCGAGGAGAGCGACGAGGAAGAGCAGGAAGCTCTCAGTAAAGAAAAGATCTTCGGCAGCCATTCAAAAG GTTCACAGGAAGATTCTAGAAAAGAAAAGCATAAAAAGAAAAGCAAGGAGAAATCACATGGAAAGGCAAAAAAAAG GTCTTATTCATCCagtgatgaggaggaggaggaagtgagcaaaaagaagaaaaagcacAAGAGCAATAAGAAGAAAGGAAAGAAggagaagagagagaaagaaaggaagCACAAGAagaaacagaaaaagaaagacaCAGAGTCCTCTTCATCTGACAGCTCTTCTGAATCATCAGACACAGACTAA